The Mycolicibacterium mageritense genome contains a region encoding:
- a CDS encoding rhamnulokinase: MSAVSAQVVAVDLGATSGRVVVGDFGADGLTMRTIARFPNGPVTLWDGSRTALHADIPGLYGHVVAGLTQAGRACDNLAGIGVDSWAVDYGLLRDGRLLSLPMHYRDARSERGVALVHDVITAQELYQRNGIQFLPFNTVYQLADERVNGLLELADTVLLVPDLITYWLTGQRVAERTNASTTGLLGLDGGWDHELMNRLKLPHTLFPELVEAGSRRGPLLPEVAAQLGFQTEVASAASHDTASAVAAIPMHDDQSAYISCGTWGLVGVELAQPVTTEASRAANFTNEVGADGRIRFLHNVMGLWLLSETLRHYERDGRTFDLAVLLEQAAEQPAPVHVFDADDPRFLPPGDMPDRIAQWYRERDLPVPHGPAAVVRTILESLAAAFASAVTTAAELSGIPVRTVHIVGGGAQNELLCQLIADRVGLPLLAGPVEATALGNILLTARAQGIVSGGLPELRERTARWFSPRRYVPRTNRAALMV; this comes from the coding sequence ATGAGCGCGGTGAGCGCCCAGGTTGTCGCCGTCGACCTCGGCGCTACGAGCGGCCGGGTCGTCGTCGGGGACTTCGGTGCCGACGGGCTGACGATGCGCACGATCGCCCGGTTCCCCAACGGCCCGGTTACGCTGTGGGACGGCAGCCGCACCGCGTTGCACGCTGACATCCCGGGGCTGTACGGCCACGTCGTCGCAGGCCTGACCCAGGCCGGACGCGCCTGCGACAACCTGGCCGGGATCGGTGTGGACTCATGGGCGGTCGACTACGGTCTGCTGCGAGACGGACGGCTGCTGTCACTACCCATGCATTACCGCGACGCCAGATCCGAGCGCGGTGTCGCACTGGTCCACGACGTGATCACCGCCCAAGAGCTCTACCAGCGCAACGGGATTCAGTTCCTGCCGTTCAACACGGTGTACCAACTCGCCGACGAACGCGTCAACGGGCTGCTCGAACTGGCCGACACCGTGCTCCTGGTGCCGGATCTGATCACCTACTGGCTGACCGGTCAACGCGTGGCCGAGCGGACCAATGCGTCCACGACGGGCCTATTGGGCCTCGACGGCGGGTGGGACCACGAACTGATGAACCGACTGAAACTGCCGCACACACTGTTTCCCGAGCTGGTCGAGGCAGGCAGCAGGCGGGGACCGCTGCTACCGGAGGTCGCCGCGCAGCTGGGATTCCAGACCGAGGTGGCATCGGCGGCGTCGCACGATACGGCATCGGCGGTCGCCGCGATCCCCATGCACGACGACCAGTCGGCCTACATATCGTGCGGCACCTGGGGTTTGGTGGGTGTGGAGCTTGCGCAGCCGGTGACCACCGAGGCCAGTCGCGCCGCCAACTTCACCAACGAGGTCGGTGCTGACGGCCGGATTCGATTCCTGCACAACGTGATGGGTTTGTGGCTGCTCAGTGAGACCCTGCGGCACTACGAACGCGACGGTCGCACCTTCGATCTCGCCGTGCTGTTGGAGCAGGCCGCCGAGCAACCCGCACCGGTCCACGTGTTCGACGCCGACGACCCGAGATTCCTGCCACCCGGTGACATGCCCGACCGGATCGCCCAGTGGTACCGCGAACGCGACCTGCCTGTGCCGCACGGTCCGGCAGCGGTGGTGCGCACGATCCTGGAGAGCCTGGCGGCAGCCTTCGCGTCCGCAGTGACCACCGCGGCCGAGCTGTCGGGGATCCCGGTGCGCACGGTGCACATCGTCGGTGGCGGCGCGCAGAACGAACTGCTGTGCCAGCTCATCGCGGACCGGGTCGGCCTGCCGCTGCTGGCCGGGCCGGTCGAGGCCACCGCGCTGGGCAACATCCTGCTGACCGCCCGGGCCCAAGGCATCGTGAGCGGCGGGCTGCCCGAGCTCCGCGAACGCACCGCGCGATGGTTTTCCCCGCGACGCTATGTCCCGCGCACGAATCGGGCCGCCCTGATGGTGTGA
- the rhaI gene encoding L-rhamnose isomerase has product MSTPALHPMLDNLAIELPSWAFGNSGTRFKVFGSPGTPRTVEEKIADAATVHRLTGLAPTVALHIPWDAVDDYAALSRYAAEQGVRLGTINSNTFQDDDYKFGSLTHTDKAVRQKAIDHHLACIEIMNQTGSRDLKIWLADGTNYPGQGDIRGRQDRLAESLASIYQHIGPAQRMVLEYKFFEPAMYMTDVPDWGTSYAQVSALGERAMVCLDTGHHAPGTNIEFIVAQLLRLGKLGSFDFNSRFYADDDLIVGAADPFQLFRVMFEVVRGGGLDPASQVALMLDQCHNVEAKIPGQIRSVLNVQEMTARALLVDTQALAVAQESGDVLGANGIFMDAFYTDVRPALARRREDRGLPGDPMAAFAASGYQDTINAERIGGTQSSWGA; this is encoded by the coding sequence ATGAGCACGCCCGCATTGCACCCGATGCTGGACAACCTGGCCATCGAACTGCCGTCATGGGCATTCGGGAACTCCGGCACCCGGTTCAAGGTTTTCGGCAGCCCGGGCACGCCACGCACCGTCGAAGAGAAGATCGCCGACGCCGCGACCGTGCACCGCCTGACGGGCCTGGCGCCCACGGTGGCCCTGCACATCCCGTGGGACGCCGTCGACGACTATGCGGCGCTGAGCCGCTACGCCGCCGAGCAGGGCGTGCGGTTGGGCACCATCAACTCGAACACCTTCCAGGACGACGACTACAAGTTCGGCAGCCTCACCCACACCGACAAGGCAGTGCGGCAGAAGGCCATCGACCACCACCTGGCGTGCATCGAGATCATGAACCAGACCGGTTCGCGTGATCTGAAGATCTGGTTGGCCGACGGCACGAACTATCCGGGACAGGGCGACATCCGCGGCCGTCAGGACCGGCTGGCCGAGTCCCTCGCCTCGATCTACCAGCACATCGGTCCCGCACAGCGAATGGTGCTGGAATACAAGTTCTTCGAGCCTGCGATGTACATGACCGACGTGCCGGACTGGGGTACCTCGTACGCGCAGGTGAGTGCGCTCGGCGAGCGGGCCATGGTGTGCCTCGACACCGGACACCACGCGCCGGGCACCAACATCGAGTTCATCGTCGCTCAACTACTGCGGCTCGGGAAACTCGGATCGTTCGACTTCAACTCCCGGTTCTACGCCGACGACGACCTGATCGTCGGAGCTGCCGACCCGTTCCAGCTGTTCCGCGTCATGTTCGAGGTGGTGCGCGGCGGGGGGCTGGATCCGGCTTCTCAGGTCGCGCTGATGCTCGACCAGTGTCACAACGTCGAGGCGAAGATCCCGGGGCAGATCCGCTCGGTGCTCAACGTGCAGGAGATGACCGCGCGGGCCCTGCTCGTCGACACCCAGGCGTTGGCCGTAGCGCAGGAGAGCGGAGACGTCTTGGGGGCCAACGGAATCTTCATGGACGCCTTCTACACCGACGTCCGACCCGCGCTGGCCCGCCGGCGCGAAGACCGGGGCCTACCCGGCGATCCGATGGCCGCATTCGCGGCATCGGGATATCAGGACACCATCAACGCCGAGCGCATCGGCGGAACGCAATCATCATGGGGAGCATGA
- a CDS encoding bifunctional rhamnulose-1-phosphate aldolase/short-chain dehydrogenase, whose amino-acid sequence MTNPTVAELIARSNRLGADPKNTNYAGGNTSAKGTDTDPVTGAPVDLLWVKGSGGDLGTLTENGLAVLRLDRMRALVDVYPGVDREDEMVAAFDYCLHGRGGAAPSIDTAMHGLVDADHVDHLHPDSGIALATAADGEALTKTIFGDRVVWVPWRRPGFQLGLDIADIKRRNPQAIGTILGGHGITAWGTTSAEAEAHSLEIIETAERFIAENGRPEPFGAALPGHGALPDEQRRTKAAELAPFIRGLASTDKPQVGHFTDDPRVLEFLAGSEHPRLAALGTSCPDHFLRTKVKPMVLDLPADATVEDSKARLAELHEAYRADYQAYYDRHATPESPAIRGADPAIVLIPGVGMFSYGKDKQTARVAGEFYLNAINVMRGAEAISTYAPIDESEKFRIEYWALEEAKLARMPKPKPLATRIALVTGAASGIGKAIATRLAAEGACVVIADLDAEKAAAAAAEIGHADVAIGIAADVTDEDAVQHAVDATVLAFGGIDLVVNNAGLSLSKSLLDTTAADWDLQHNVMARGSFLVSKAAAKALIDQKMGGDILYISSKNSVFAGPNNIAYSATKADQAHQVRLLAAELGEHGVKVNGINPDGVVRGSGIFAGGWGAKRAAVYGVAEEDLGKFYAQRTLLKREVLPENIANAAFALCTSDFSHTTGLHVPVDAGVAAAFLR is encoded by the coding sequence ATGACCAATCCTACTGTCGCCGAACTGATCGCACGCTCCAACCGGCTCGGGGCGGACCCGAAGAACACCAACTATGCCGGCGGCAACACGTCGGCCAAGGGCACGGACACCGACCCCGTCACCGGGGCGCCTGTGGACTTGTTGTGGGTCAAGGGATCCGGCGGAGATCTCGGCACGTTGACCGAGAACGGCCTTGCGGTGCTGCGGCTGGACCGGATGCGTGCGCTGGTCGACGTGTATCCCGGCGTCGACCGTGAGGACGAGATGGTCGCCGCGTTCGACTACTGCCTGCACGGCCGCGGTGGAGCGGCCCCGTCGATCGACACCGCGATGCACGGCCTGGTAGACGCCGACCACGTCGATCACCTGCACCCCGACTCGGGCATCGCGCTGGCCACCGCGGCCGACGGAGAAGCCCTGACCAAGACGATCTTCGGCGACCGCGTGGTGTGGGTGCCGTGGCGGCGCCCCGGCTTCCAGTTGGGCCTCGACATCGCCGACATCAAACGGCGCAACCCGCAGGCGATCGGGACCATCCTGGGCGGACACGGCATCACGGCATGGGGCACGACGTCGGCCGAAGCCGAAGCGCACTCGCTGGAGATCATCGAGACCGCCGAGCGGTTCATCGCCGAGAACGGTCGTCCGGAACCGTTCGGCGCGGCGTTGCCGGGCCACGGCGCCCTTCCCGACGAGCAGCGCCGCACCAAGGCAGCCGAACTCGCGCCCTTCATCCGCGGTCTGGCCTCGACCGACAAGCCGCAGGTGGGTCATTTCACCGACGATCCCCGCGTGCTCGAATTCCTCGCCGGCAGTGAGCATCCGCGTCTGGCCGCGCTCGGTACCAGCTGCCCCGACCACTTCCTGCGCACCAAGGTCAAGCCCATGGTGCTCGACCTGCCCGCCGACGCCACCGTCGAAGACAGCAAGGCCCGGTTGGCCGAACTGCACGAGGCCTACCGCGCCGACTACCAGGCGTACTACGACCGGCACGCCACACCCGAGAGCCCCGCGATCCGAGGCGCCGATCCGGCGATCGTGTTGATCCCGGGCGTCGGAATGTTCAGCTACGGCAAGGACAAGCAGACCGCGCGAGTGGCCGGCGAGTTCTACCTCAACGCCATCAACGTCATGCGTGGCGCCGAAGCCATCTCCACGTACGCGCCCATCGACGAATCGGAGAAGTTCCGGATCGAATACTGGGCGCTCGAAGAAGCCAAGCTGGCACGGATGCCCAAGCCCAAGCCGTTGGCCACGCGCATCGCTCTTGTCACCGGCGCGGCCTCCGGCATCGGCAAGGCCATCGCGACCCGGCTCGCGGCCGAAGGGGCGTGCGTCGTGATCGCCGACCTGGATGCCGAAAAGGCCGCTGCGGCAGCGGCAGAGATCGGCCACGCCGACGTCGCGATCGGTATCGCGGCCGACGTCACGGACGAGGACGCGGTGCAGCACGCGGTCGACGCCACGGTGCTGGCCTTCGGTGGCATCGACCTCGTGGTCAACAACGCGGGTCTGTCGCTGTCGAAATCCCTGCTCGACACCACCGCAGCCGACTGGGACCTGCAGCACAACGTCATGGCGCGCGGATCCTTCCTGGTGTCGAAGGCCGCCGCCAAGGCCCTGATCGACCAGAAGATGGGCGGCGACATCCTCTACATCTCTTCCAAGAACTCGGTGTTCGCGGGCCCCAACAACATCGCCTACTCGGCGACGAAAGCCGATCAGGCCCACCAGGTTCGGTTGCTGGCAGCCGAACTCGGCGAACACGGCGTCAAGGTCAACGGCATCAACCCCGACGGTGTGGTCCGCGGCTCGGGGATCTTCGCCGGCGGCTGGGGGGCCAAGCGCGCCGCGGTGTACGGCGTGGCCGAAGAAGACCTCGGGAAGTTCTACGCGCAGCGCACGCTGCTCAAACGCGAAGTGCTGCCGGAGAACATCGCCAACGCGGCGTTCGCGCTGTGCACGTCGGACTTCTCCCACACGACGGGTCTGCATGTGCCGGTGGACGCGGGTGTGGCCGCGGCCTTCCTGCGATGA